In one Steroidobacteraceae bacterium genomic region, the following are encoded:
- a CDS encoding HAMP domain-containing sensor histidine kinase: MRVWPRSAAWRIALLGFMVYAAAIAALGIAVFLATHAAFAQQLDASIDQATTALAAEYRDDGISGLRDAIAQQQKPGPVALGMALFSPDGRRIAGNIDTTMPPPGWQRIVFVDPIEGADPARARVTALPNGFRLVVAADLESLEAIDRTIIRMFTLALVALLALGLVGSLLLARYLRGRLATIEGTAAVISSGNLQQRAMVGLADDEFDRVAAALNAMLERIAGLVANLRQVSADLAHDLRTPLATLRNQLETLQHERDDEARSDLAERALGKADDLLALFNAILRISEVEEGSLRKAFAPLDLSALLTDLGETLRPLVEDSGHSFDVAVASDLRITGDRELLAQAIINLVENAQRHTPPGSHITLSARAIRRAVAVEVRDSGPGIPATDRERAKQRFVRLEASRSTPGHGLGLSLVSAIAQAHGGILSLADAMPGLIATLVIPRAAEA; the protein is encoded by the coding sequence ATGAGAGTTTGGCCGCGCAGTGCCGCCTGGCGGATCGCGCTGCTGGGATTCATGGTCTATGCGGCAGCCATCGCCGCGTTGGGCATCGCCGTCTTTCTTGCCACGCACGCAGCCTTCGCGCAGCAGCTCGACGCCAGCATCGATCAGGCCACGACGGCGCTTGCGGCCGAGTATCGGGATGATGGCATCAGTGGGCTTCGCGATGCGATCGCGCAGCAGCAGAAGCCCGGACCCGTTGCACTGGGCATGGCCCTGTTTTCGCCGGACGGGCGACGCATCGCTGGCAACATCGATACGACCATGCCGCCGCCCGGCTGGCAGCGAATCGTCTTCGTCGACCCGATCGAAGGCGCAGATCCGGCGCGTGCCAGGGTCACCGCCTTGCCAAACGGCTTTCGCCTGGTGGTCGCGGCCGACCTCGAATCGCTGGAGGCGATCGACCGCACGATCATCCGCATGTTCACGCTGGCACTGGTCGCCCTGCTGGCACTCGGCTTGGTCGGCTCACTGCTGCTGGCGCGCTATTTGCGAGGCCGGCTGGCAACCATCGAGGGCACAGCTGCGGTCATCTCGTCCGGCAATCTCCAGCAGCGCGCGATGGTGGGATTGGCCGACGACGAATTCGACCGGGTCGCGGCCGCGCTCAATGCCATGCTCGAACGGATCGCAGGGCTGGTGGCCAATCTGCGGCAGGTTAGCGCCGACCTGGCCCACGATCTGCGCACGCCGCTTGCAACGCTGCGCAATCAACTGGAGACCTTGCAGCATGAACGCGATGACGAAGCGCGCAGTGATTTGGCGGAGCGCGCTCTGGGCAAGGCCGACGACCTCCTGGCGCTCTTCAATGCGATCCTTCGCATTTCCGAAGTCGAGGAAGGAAGCCTGCGCAAGGCGTTCGCCCCCCTGGATCTGTCGGCGCTGCTGACTGATCTTGGCGAGACGCTCAGACCACTGGTCGAGGACAGCGGGCACAGCTTCGATGTGGCAGTGGCCAGCGACCTGCGAATCACGGGTGACCGGGAACTGCTGGCCCAAGCCATCATCAACCTCGTCGAGAATGCTCAACGCCACACGCCGCCAGGATCGCACATAACGCTATCGGCACGCGCGATACGCCGCGCCGTTGCCGTCGAGGTACGTGACAGCGGGCCTGGCATTCCCGCGACTGATCGCGAGCGGGCAAAGCAACGCTTCGTACGGCTGGAAGCTTCGCGCAGTACGCCTGGGCATGGGCTTGGGTTGAGCCTCGTCTCCGCGATTGCGCAGGCCCACGGCGGGATTCTTTCGCTGGCTGATGCCATGCCCGGCTTGATTGCGACTCTCGTCATTCCGCGTGCGGCGGAAGCATGA
- a CDS encoding response regulator transcription factor — MLRILLAEDDADTRHFVERGLRELGHNVIVADDGLDALHLALSEQIDVIILDRMLPRLDGLSVLRRSRSGGVQVPVLMLTALGRIEERVGGLEAGADDYLVKPFAFSELAARVQALGRRSAPAEVTTRLHVGAIEMDLLRREVRRNGRAVALQPREFRLLEELLRHAGEFVTRTMLLERVWDFHFDPQTKIVETHMSRLRAKLNDGFAEDAIETVRGVGYRIRTP; from the coding sequence GTGCTGCGCATCCTTCTCGCAGAAGACGATGCCGATACTCGTCATTTCGTCGAGCGCGGCCTGCGTGAACTGGGGCACAACGTGATCGTCGCGGACGATGGCCTGGATGCCTTGCATCTCGCACTGAGCGAGCAAATCGACGTCATCATTCTCGACCGGATGCTGCCGCGCCTTGACGGCTTGAGCGTGCTTCGACGCTCGCGATCCGGCGGAGTCCAGGTGCCGGTTCTGATGCTGACTGCACTGGGTCGGATCGAAGAGCGGGTCGGCGGCCTGGAGGCAGGCGCCGATGACTACCTGGTCAAGCCCTTCGCTTTCAGCGAACTGGCCGCGCGGGTTCAGGCCCTGGGACGCCGCAGCGCACCCGCTGAGGTTACGACCCGCCTGCATGTGGGCGCCATCGAAATGGATCTGCTGCGACGCGAGGTTCGACGCAATGGCCGCGCCGTCGCACTTCAACCCCGCGAATTCCGGTTGCTCGAGGAATTGCTTCGTCATGCGGGAGAGTTCGTGACGCGCACCATGTTGCTGGAGCGTGTCTGGGATTTCCATTTCGACCCCCAGACCAAGATCGTCGAAACCCACATGAGCCGATTGCGCGCCAAACTCAACGACGGCTTTGCAGAAGATGCCATCGAGACCGTGCGTGGCGTCGGCTACAGGATCCGGACCCCATGA
- a CDS encoding PepSY domain-containing protein yields MKRTALIISALTAFAALSPLALAEQGDITMAQARAIALKAAPGKIEKEEREREGGSERYSFDIRQGNKIHEIGVDVKTGRIVEDKFEPLDARD; encoded by the coding sequence ATGAAACGGACCGCCTTGATCATTTCGGCACTCACGGCCTTTGCCGCCCTTTCGCCACTCGCCTTGGCGGAGCAAGGCGACATCACGATGGCCCAAGCCCGTGCCATCGCTCTCAAGGCCGCGCCAGGGAAGATCGAGAAGGAAGAGCGCGAGCGCGAGGGCGGCTCTGAGCGCTATTCGTTCGACATCCGACAGGGCAACAAGATTCACGAGATCGGTGTTGATGTCAAAACGGGGCGGATTGTCGAAGACAAATTCGAGCCGCTTGACGCCAGGGACTGA